A region from the Xenopus laevis strain J_2021 chromosome 4S, Xenopus_laevis_v10.1, whole genome shotgun sequence genome encodes:
- the tusc2.S gene encoding uncharacterized protein LOC398921, producing MGGSASKARGLWPFSSTTSEAQPGNDDQSVTRMRKATPFIFTRRGSMYFDEDGDLAHEFYEETVVMKNGRKRAKLKRIQKNLRPQGIIRLDHPCLHVDFPVVICEV from the exons ATGGGCGGTAGCGCCTCCAAGGCCCGAGGGCTGTGGCCTTTCTCCTCAACTACAAGCGAGGCGCAGCCAGGAAACGACGATCAGAGTGTGACCCGTATGCGGAAGGCCACCCCGTTTATCTTTACCCGGCGAGG CTCTATGTATTTTGATGAAGATGGGGATCTGGCTCACGAGTTTTACGAAGAGACAGTTGTGATGAAAAATGGACGAAAACGGGCAAAACTTAAGCGAATTCAGAAGAACTTGAGACCTCAG GGCATCATCCGGTTAGATCATCCATGCCTCCATGTGGACTTTCCTGTTGTCATTTGTGAGGTCTGA
- the tusc2.S gene encoding uncharacterized protein LOC398921 isoform X1 has protein sequence MFLLQNPVELITFWLYINQLLLNNLFSTGDLTVSDVSSLLNILHRVHSDMGSGFNACYLAAISMYFDEDGDLAHEFYEETVVMKNGRKRAKLKRIQKNLRPQGIIRLDHPCLHVDFPVVICEV, from the exons ATGTTTCTATTGCAAAATCCTGTAGAACTTATTACCTTCTGGTTATATATTAACCAACTTTTGTTGAATAACCTTTTCTCTACTGGTGACTTAACTGTCTCTGATGTCTCCTCATTGCTAAATATACTACACAGAGTACACTCTGACATGGGAAGTGGTTTTAATGCATGTTATTTGGCTGCAAT CTCTATGTATTTTGATGAAGATGGGGATCTGGCTCACGAGTTTTACGAAGAGACAGTTGTGATGAAAAATGGACGAAAACGGGCAAAACTTAAGCGAATTCAGAAGAACTTGAGACCTCAG GGCATCATCCGGTTAGATCATCCATGCCTCCATGTGGACTTTCCTGTTGTCATTTGTGAGGTCTGA